The genomic region GCGGCGAAGGCGCTACGTGAGCGCACCTTGCCAGCCACCGAGACTGCGAAGACAGCGGCCAGCAGGACGGCCGCGACAGTGGTGACCAGCTGCATCGAACTTCTCCTAGGATCGTCGGGTGTCTACTGCTGCGTGCGTGACAGTCGGTGTCGCGACGACACTCGCCGCCGCCGTGCTGCTGCGACGGGTCCGCCGTGAACTGGTCCTGGTCGCCGTCGACGGCGACAGCATGGCGCCCACGTACCGCTCCGGTGAGCGCGTTCTGGTCCGCCGGTCCGGCCGCGACCGGCTGCTGGCCGGTGACGTCGTCGTGGTCGAGCGTCCCGGCCGCGGGTACACCTGGGACGAGCAACCGCTGACCAGGTCCGTCGACGACCGTCGTTGGTTTCTCAAGCGGGTCGCGGCGATCGCGGGCGATCCGGTGCCCGACGCGGTCCGTGCCACCGTGCCCGGCCACGGCGTCGTACCGGCCGGGTCAGTGGTGGTCATCGGCGACAACCCGCGCAGCTTCGACTCCCGCCGGATCGGGTTCTTCCCCGCCGACCGGGTGCTCGGCGTGGTCGTCCGGCCGCGGCGCGACCTGGTATCCCCTGGCCTGTAAGGCGAACAGGCGAGCGTACGGCCCGCCGGCGCGGACGAGTTCCTGATGGGTGCCCTGCTGCCGGATTCGGCCGTTCTCCAGCACGACGATCAGGTCGGCGTCCCGGATCCCGCTCAGCCGGTGCGAGATCAGCACACTGGTCCGCCCGCGGCGGTGGGACCGCAACTGCTGGTGGATCTCGGCCTCCGCCTCGGCGTCCAGACCCGAGCTGGGCTCGTCGAGAATCAGCAGTTGGCGGTCGGACCGCATCAGGGCCCGGGCCAGACCGACGCGCTGCCACTGGCCGCCGGACAGCAGCGCACCGGTCTCACCCTGCTCACCGAGGAACGATCTGGTCAGTAGCGTCTGGTAGCCGTTCGGCAGCTTCTCGATCACCCGATCGACGCCCGCCCGCTCCGCCGCCCGACGGATGCGCCGGGTGTCCTGCAGTGCCTCCAGATCGCCGGCACCGATGTTCTCCGCGGCGGTCAGTTCGTACCGGACGAACTCCTGGAACAGGACCCCCAGCCGTGACCGCAGCTCGTCCAGCGGGATGTCGCGCAGATCCACGCCGTCCCAGAGGATCGCGCCCCGGTCGGGGTCGTAGAAGCGGCACAGAAGCTTGACCAGCGTGCTCTTGCCCGCGCCGTTCAGCCCGACCAGACCGACCGCTCGGCCGGCCGGCACGAACAGGTCGAGACCCCGCAGGACCCACGGCTGGTCGTCGGCGTAGCGGAACCACACCTGACGGAACTCGATCCCGGCCCGGCCGGCCGGCCGGGGCGCGGGGCCGGGAGCGTTCACGAGATCGGGCGGCAGCGCCACGACCGAACGGTAGTGGGAGAACATCAACAGGCAGCGGTGCAGCCCGGCAATCCCTTGCACCAAAGCGATCGACGCGGCCTGCGCGCCGGCCACCGACGCGGCGAACGCGGTGACGTCGCCGACCGAGAGCCGGCCCGCGGCCGCCTGCCCGGCGGACCAGATCAGTCCCGCACCGGCGATCAGAGCGCCGGCAAGCGTGAGCGACGACTGCACGGCCGCGACGCGCCGGTCGTGACGTCGCTCGGAGTCCTGCAGCCGGGCGACTTCGGTCAGCATCCTGTCCTTGAGGAAGCTGCCGAGTCCCAGCAGCCGGATCTCCCCGGCGGCGCCCCCGCTCTTCAGCAACGCGCCGTACAGCGCCCGCAGCCGCGCGCTCGGGGTGAACCGAACGGTGAGCGCGTCACGTCGCCGGCTGAGCGAGAGCTCGGCCATCAGTGCCGGTACGGCGGCCGCCGTCACCAGGATCGCCATCGGAGGGCTGATCGACGCCAGTGCCAGCATCAGGCTGCCGACCGTCAACACACTGCGGCCGACCGAGAAGGACACCTGGACGGCGGCCGCGACGGACCCGACCGCACCCTCCTCCGCGAGTCGTAGCCGGTCCAGCATCGCGGGCTGCTCGAACCGGGCCAACCCGCCGAACCCGTTGATCGTGCTGTACAGCCGGTCCGTCGTCAGGTAGAGCACCCGCCGGTCGAGCTCGGTGTCCCACAGGTTGACCAGGTGAGTCAGCCCGGCCGACAAGGCGCTCACCGCGGCCAGACCGATCGCCGGCAGCAGCCAGCGATCTCCGGGAGCGCCGGAAGCGAGGACATCCACCACCATTTTGGTCAGCCAGGCGATCGAGACC from Kribbella flavida DSM 17836 harbors:
- a CDS encoding ABC transporter ATP-binding protein, giving the protein MSRVRRTAAAPVGPRWRDVGPVLALGWRAAPVVCSGLLICAVLGGLVPVSIAWLTKMVVDVLASGAPGDRWLLPAIGLAAVSALSAGLTHLVNLWDTELDRRVLYLTTDRLYSTINGFGGLARFEQPAMLDRLRLAEEGAVGSVAAAVQVSFSVGRSVLTVGSLMLALASISPPMAILVTAAAVPALMAELSLSRRRDALTVRFTPSARLRALYGALLKSGGAAGEIRLLGLGSFLKDRMLTEVARLQDSERRHDRRVAAVQSSLTLAGALIAGAGLIWSAGQAAAGRLSVGDVTAFAASVAGAQAASIALVQGIAGLHRCLLMFSHYRSVVALPPDLVNAPGPAPRPAGRAGIEFRQVWFRYADDQPWVLRGLDLFVPAGRAVGLVGLNGAGKSTLVKLLCRFYDPDRGAILWDGVDLRDIPLDELRSRLGVLFQEFVRYELTAAENIGAGDLEALQDTRRIRRAAERAGVDRVIEKLPNGYQTLLTRSFLGEQGETGALLSGGQWQRVGLARALMRSDRQLLILDEPSSGLDAEAEAEIHQQLRSHRRGRTSVLISHRLSGIRDADLIVVLENGRIRQQGTHQELVRAGGPYARLFALQARGYQVAPRPDDHAEHPVGGEEPDPAGVEAARVVADDHH